The window AACATGGCACAACATAATGAACTAGGTGAAAAGGGAGAAGAGTTAGCAGTAGATTTTCTATTGCAAAAGGGGTATGCAATTATGGAACGCAATTACCGATTTCAAAAAGCCGAAGTGGATATTATTGCTAAACTAAAAGATACTCTTGCTATTGTAGAAGTGAAAACCAGATCTACTATCGATTTTGGGAATCCGCAAGACTTTTTAAAACCGAAGCAAATTCAACGCATAGTAAAAGCAGTAGACCATTATGTAACCACGAATAAACTAGATGTGGAAGTACGTTTTGATATTATTGCCATCGTTAAAACGGGAAAAACCTTTGAAATAGAGCATTTAGAAAATGCTTTTTATCATTTCTAAATACTACGAAAATAACATTGCATTATTTGAAACTTCTTTTTATCCTTTAGGTATAAGAAATAAGGATATTGGCAACTTTTTGCAAATCACTTTCATTAATTTCAGTCTTAGGAGCTAAAGGAA is drawn from Lacinutrix sp. WUR7 and contains these coding sequences:
- a CDS encoding YraN family protein — its product is MAQHNELGEKGEELAVDFLLQKGYAIMERNYRFQKAEVDIIAKLKDTLAIVEVKTRSTIDFGNPQDFLKPKQIQRIVKAVDHYVTTNKLDVEVRFDIIAIVKTGKTFEIEHLENAFYHF